Within Eggerthella timonensis, the genomic segment GATGTCGCGCATGCTCACGCCGTCGTACCCGTGCTCGGCGAACAGCCGCAGAGCCGCCTTCGCCACCGCCTCCTTCGTGTTGCGCCGCGCCGTCACGGGCGCGCGCCTTCTGCGCGGCGGGCGCGCCAGCTCGCCGCCAGCTGCAGAGCGCCGATGACCAGGTAGACGACCGTGACAGGATTGGGCATGAACGCCGTCTCGACGAGCGTCCAGGCGACGAGCAGCCCGCCCGCCGCCATGCCCGCCGCGTACGACGCCGCCCGCTCGCCGCGGAACCGCAACGCGAGCGCGACGAGATTGGGCACGCCGTTCACGAGGACGAGCGCGAGCCCCGGCCAGAAATGGCTCGTGAAGAACACGTCGTGCAGCGGGAAGCCGTCGTACACCGACAGCGGCATAAACGCGTTGTCGGCGCCCGTAAGCCCCAGAACCATCATGAGGCCGCCGCACACGACCGCGCACGCCCCATTGAACCAGTTCACGAACAGCGCGAACCCGCGCGCAAGCCGATCAAGCATGAGGGTCCCTCCTATCGGTTAACGATCGTTAGCTTTATGGGAGCCAGTATAGCTAACAATCGTTAGCCTTGCAAGGGAGGGAGACGGCGGCGCGCAAACGACAAGCGCCCCGCCGGAGGGCGGGGCGCTTCTGCGGGACGAGGGCTCGGGCCTAGAACTTGCCGAAGCGCTCGTAGCGGGCGCGCAGCAGCTCGGGCACAGGCACGCCGCACAGCTCGTCGAGGGTGGCGCACACGTACGCGCGCACGCCCTCGGCCGCCTGCTCGGGGTTCTCGTGCGCAGGCCCCGCGCCCTCGGACAGCACGGCGTCCACGATGCCCATCTCGCACGCTTCCGCGGCGCTCATCTTCATCACGGCGGCCGCTTCGGGGGCGCGCGTGCGGTCTTTCCACAGGATGGACGCGAAGCCCTCCGGCGACAGCACCGAGTACACCGCGTGCTCCTGCATGGCCACGCGGTCGGCCAGCGCGAGCGCCAGCGCACCGCCCGAGCCGCCCTCGCCCAGAAGCACGCTCACCACGGGCACGCGCAGGCCCGCGAGCGCCAGCAGGTTGTCGGCGATGGCGTTGCCCTGCCCGCGCTCCTCGGCCTCCATGCCGCAGAACGCGCCCTGCGTGTCCACGAGGCACACCACCGGGCGGCCGAACTTCTCGGCCTGCCGCATGAGGCGCAGGGACTTGCGGTAGCCCTCCGGCTGCGGGCAGCCGAAGTTGCGGGCGATGCGCTCGCGCAAGTCGCGGCCCTTCTCCTGGGCGATCACCGTCACCGCGCGCCCGCCGATCCAGCCGAGGCCGCACACGATGGCGCCATCGTCGCCGAACATGCGGTCGCCGTGCAGCTCGATGAAGCCGTCCACGAACGCGTCGATGTAGGCGAGCGCCGTCGGGCGGTGCACGTTGCGCGCCAGCTGCACGCTCTCCCACGCGCGGTTCGACGCGGGCGCGCTCGCCTCGCGCGCCGCGGCGGACGCGTCCTCCAGCGACACGCCGGCCTCCGCGTCGAAGCCGCCCGTGCTGAGCGCCTTCTCGAGGCGCTTGGCGCGGGAGGACCCGCGACGGTCGAAGCGCTCGGTGACGGCGGCGATGCGCCCGCGCAGTTTGCGCGATGCCGATCCGGCGGCCCCGGCGAACGGCAGGCCGCCCACGGTCAGATCGCCGTACGTCACCGTGTTGTACGTGGCGGCTCCGCTGGCCAGATTCTCGCGCACCGCCTCGTAGCTGACGAGGATGTCGCGGTCGCCGGGCTCGTGCAAGTCGCGCGACGCCACGGCCGTGGCCAGGTGCAGCGCCAGCAGGTGCGCGAGCGTGCCGCGCAGCTCGCCGCGCTCCACGATGGCGTCGATCAGGCCGTGCTCGAGCGCGAACTCGGCCGTCTGGAATCCCTCGGGAAGCTCCTGCTTGATGGTGTCCTTGATGACGCGCTGGCCCGCGAAGCCGATGAGCGCGCGGGGCTCGGCCAGGATCACGTCGCCTTGCATGGCGAACGACGCGGTCACGCCGCCCGTCGTGGGGTCGGTGAGCACCGAGATGTAGGGCAGCTTGGCTTCGGCGTGGCGCTCGAGCGCGCACGACACCTTCGCCATCTGCATGAGCGACACGAGGCCCTCCTGCATACGCGCGCCGCCCGACGCGGTGAACACCACCACGGGCAGACGCTCGTCGGTCGCGCGCTCCACGAGCCGTGCCACCTTCTCGCCCACCACCGAGCCCATCGAGCCCATGAAGAACTGCGACTCCATGATGCCGATGGCCACGCGCAGGCCGGCGATGCGGCCCTCGCCCGTGCGCACGCCCTCCTCGAGGCCCGTCTTCTCGCGCTGGGCTTCCAGCTTGCCCAAGTAGCCGGGGAATGCGAGGGGATCGGTCTCGGGGACGGAGCGGTTCCACTCCACGAAGCTGTCGGCGTCGAGCAAGTCGTCGATGCGCTCGCTCGAGGACATGCGCAGGTACCCGCCGCAGGTGGGGCACACGTAGTGGCCGGCCGCCAAGCTGGGGCCGTCGAACTTGAGGCCGCAGTGCGGGCACGCGCGCCACGAGTCGCCGTCGATGGCGGGCTTGTCGGTGGTGCACAGCACCCAGCCCAACAGCGGCGCGTCGTTGCTGAGCGGGCGGAACACCCGCACGCCGTGCGCCGCCGTGCGCGCGAGGAAGCTGTCCACCTCGGCCAGCGGCAGCGCCTCGTCGCACAGCAGCACCACCGAGGCGCCGCAAGCGTCGGCCGCCGTCAAGACGGCGTGGCTGTTGCAGAACAAGGCGTCCGAGTACTTCTCGCCCAAGCTCACCGCGCTCTGGGCCAGCTTGAGGTGCCCGTCGCCGCGGTGGTCCTGCGTGTACACGGCGCATGCCGCGAACCCGGCATCGGACACGGCCTGCAACAGGCGCTTCGCCGTCTTCGGACGCGCCATCACGAGCGCGACGGGCTTGGGGGCCGCATCGGCAGCCATCCCCGCCTGGCGCGGGGAAGCGGTCGCCAGCGCGCGCGGCACGGCGGTGTAGTCGGCCGCGTCGGCCGCGTCGTGCGCGTTCGGCGCGGCCAGCTGGCCGGCCGCCGCCTCCTCGGCCATGCGCGTGAGGCGGTAGGCCACGTCGGCCGACTCCGGCGCCGGAGCCGCGGCGCGCGTCGCGCCCTGGGGCAGCACCGTGCCGTCGGAGCCGATGGTGATGTAGTTCTGCTTGGCACTCTTCATCGAACGACCTCTCGCTTTTTTACGCTTCCGCTTTCGCCAGCACGTACTTCTGCGTGGCCGACGCGCACAGCTGGCCGTCGACGCTCGCCTCCACCTCGGCCACGCACAAACGCGACGAGGACTTCACGATGCGCCCCTTGAGGGTGAGCGTCTCGCCCGGGCTCACCTGGCGGCGGAACTTCGCGCCATCGATGCCGGTGAGAAAGCCAATGGATCCCTCGGCACCGCGCTGTACGAGGATGCAGAACGAGGCGGCTTGCGCGAGCGCCTCCATGATGATGACGCCCGGCAGCACGGGGTGGCCCGGGAAGTGGCCCGCGAACAGCGCGAGCTCCGGATCGACGTCGAGCTCGGCGGTCACCTCGACGCCCGGCTCGCACGCGACGACACGGCTCACCCAGCTAAACGGGTCGCGATGCGGCAGCACCGCCTCGACGACGTCCTTGCCGCAGGGGTACTCAATGTCCATAGGTCCTGCTCCTTTCAGTCTACGCGCGGTACGGCGACAGCGCCAAGGAGGCGTTATGCCCGCCGAAGCCCAGCGAGTTCGACAGCGCCACCTTCTGCGGGTAGTTCGTCTTCGCCTCCGTGACGACGTTGACCGGGCACTCCGGGTCGGCCTCGGCGAAGCCGGCCGTGGGCGGCACGCAGTCGTTCATCACGGACAGGGCGCAGACGATGGCCTCGATGGCGCCGGCGGCGCCCAGCGTGTGGCCCGTCGCGCCCTTCACGGACGTCACCGGCACGGCGCGCCCGGCCTCCTCGCCGACGAGGGCCAGCAGCGCCTTGGACTCGGTGGCGTCGTTGGCGGGCGTGCCGGTGCCGTGGGCGTTCAGGTGCCCCAGGTCCTCCGGCGAGAAGCCGCCCTCCTCGAGCGCCTGGCGCATGGCGCGCACCACGCCCTCGCCGCTGGGCTCGGGGGCCGTCATGTGGTAGGCGTCGCCGGTTGAGCCGAAGCCCGTGATCTCGGCGAGCACCTCAGCACCGCGGCCGAGCGCATGCTCGAGCGACTCGACGACCACGGCGCCCGCGCCCTCGCCCGCCACGAAGCCGGCGCGGCGCGCGTCGAACGGCAGCGATGCCTGGGAGGGGTCGTCGGCCTTCGACAGCGCGCCGAGGTTCGAGAACCCGGCCAGGCAGATGGGCGACACGGACTCCTCCGAGCCGCCGGCCAGCGCCGCGTCGATGTAGCCGTGGCGGATATCGCGCACGGCCGCGCCGATGGAGTGCGCTCCGGTGGCGCACGCGGTCACGACGTTCAGGCACTCGCCGCGCAAGCCATAGCGGATGGAAAGGTTGCCGGCTGCGATGTTGCCGATCATCGTGGGGATGAACAGCGGGCTCACGCGCTTCGGCCCCTTCTCGGCCAGCGTGAAGAAGCCGCTCTGCAGCTCGTCGATGCCGCCGATGCCCGTGCCGAACACGCACGCGATGCGCGTGGTGTCCTCGGCCTCGAGGTCGAGGCCCGACTGCGCCAGCGCCTCGTCGGACGCGACGATGGCGTACTGCACGAAGCGCTCGAACCGGCGCGCCTCCTTCTTCGAGATGCCGTGCTCGCACGGGTCGAAATCGCGCACCTCGGCGGCGATGTGCACGTCGAAGTGGGCCGTGTCGAAGCGCGTCACCGGGCCGATGCAGCACGCGCGGCCCATGACCGCATCCCACAGCGCCCCCACGCCCACGCCGGCCGGCGATACCGCGCCCATGCCGGTGATGACCACGCGATGCGTGCCGTCCGCACGGCGCGTGGCGCCCGTGCTCATGCTGTTCTCGCTCATAGCGACATACCTCCGTCGATGCAGATAACCTGTCCGGTGATGTAGCCGGCCTCCTCGCTCGCCAAAAAGCGCACGAGCTTCGCCACGTCCTCCGGCTCCCCGAGGCGCTTCGAGGCGATGCGGCCGAGGATGGCCTCGCGCTGCTTCTCCGACAGCGCGTCGGTCATGTCCGTGGCGATGAAGCCGGGGGCCACCGCGTTCGCCGTGACGTTGCGCGCGGCCAATTCGCGGGCGATGGACTTCGTGAGGCCGATCACGCCGGCCTTCGAGGCGGCGTAGTTCGCCTGGCCCGCGTTGCCCGCCACGCCCACGACGCTCGACAGGTTGACGATGCGCCCGTAGCGCTGCTTCATCATGCGTTGCGCCGCGGCCTTGCAGCAGTTGAACGTGCCCTTGAGGTTCACGTCGATCACCGCGTCGAAATCCTCTTCCTTCATGCGGGCCAGAAGGCCGTCGCGCGTGATCCCCGCGTTGTTCACGAGCACGTCGACGCGGCCGAACGCTTCGTGGGCGGCATCGACGAGCGCGGCGGCTTCCGCGGCATCGGCCACGTTGGCGGCCACCGCGATGGCGCGCACGCCGCAGTCGGCCTCGAGGGCGGCGGCGA encodes:
- a CDS encoding acetyl-CoA carboxylase carboxyltransferase subunit alpha; its protein translation is MKSAKQNYITIGSDGTVLPQGATRAAAPAPESADVAYRLTRMAEEAAAGQLAAPNAHDAADAADYTAVPRALATASPRQAGMAADAAPKPVALVMARPKTAKRLLQAVSDAGFAACAVYTQDHRGDGHLKLAQSAVSLGEKYSDALFCNSHAVLTAADACGASVVLLCDEALPLAEVDSFLARTAAHGVRVFRPLSNDAPLLGWVLCTTDKPAIDGDSWRACPHCGLKFDGPSLAAGHYVCPTCGGYLRMSSSERIDDLLDADSFVEWNRSVPETDPLAFPGYLGKLEAQREKTGLEEGVRTGEGRIAGLRVAIGIMESQFFMGSMGSVVGEKVARLVERATDERLPVVVFTASGGARMQEGLVSLMQMAKVSCALERHAEAKLPYISVLTDPTTGGVTASFAMQGDVILAEPRALIGFAGQRVIKDTIKQELPEGFQTAEFALEHGLIDAIVERGELRGTLAHLLALHLATAVASRDLHEPGDRDILVSYEAVRENLASGAATYNTVTYGDLTVGGLPFAGAAGSASRKLRGRIAAVTERFDRRGSSRAKRLEKALSTGGFDAEAGVSLEDASAAAREASAPASNRAWESVQLARNVHRPTALAYIDAFVDGFIELHGDRMFGDDGAIVCGLGWIGGRAVTVIAQEKGRDLRERIARNFGCPQPEGYRKSLRLMRQAEKFGRPVVCLVDTQGAFCGMEAEERGQGNAIADNLLALAGLRVPVVSVLLGEGGSGGALALALADRVAMQEHAVYSVLSPEGFASILWKDRTRAPEAAAVMKMSAAEACEMGIVDAVLSEGAGPAHENPEQAAEGVRAYVCATLDELCGVPVPELLRARYERFGKF
- the fabZ gene encoding 3-hydroxyacyl-ACP dehydratase FabZ yields the protein MDIEYPCGKDVVEAVLPHRDPFSWVSRVVACEPGVEVTAELDVDPELALFAGHFPGHPVLPGVIIMEALAQAASFCILVQRGAEGSIGFLTGIDGAKFRRQVSPGETLTLKGRIVKSSSRLCVAEVEASVDGQLCASATQKYVLAKAEA
- the fabG gene encoding 3-oxoacyl-[acyl-carrier-protein] reductase, which encodes MTNETETPRRSAVVTGSNRGIGRAVAEELARAGFDVCVNCSSERGLDEARAFAAALEADCGVRAIAVAANVADAAEAAALVDAAHEAFGRVDVLVNNAGITRDGLLARMKEEDFDAVIDVNLKGTFNCCKAAAQRMMKQRYGRIVNLSSVVGVAGNAGQANYAASKAGVIGLTKSIARELAARNVTANAVAPGFIATDMTDALSEKQREAILGRIASKRLGEPEDVAKLVRFLASEEAGYITGQVICIDGGMSL
- the fabF gene encoding beta-ketoacyl-ACP synthase II, which gives rise to MSENSMSTGATRRADGTHRVVITGMGAVSPAGVGVGALWDAVMGRACCIGPVTRFDTAHFDVHIAAEVRDFDPCEHGISKKEARRFERFVQYAIVASDEALAQSGLDLEAEDTTRIACVFGTGIGGIDELQSGFFTLAEKGPKRVSPLFIPTMIGNIAAGNLSIRYGLRGECLNVVTACATGAHSIGAAVRDIRHGYIDAALAGGSEESVSPICLAGFSNLGALSKADDPSQASLPFDARRAGFVAGEGAGAVVVESLEHALGRGAEVLAEITGFGSTGDAYHMTAPEPSGEGVVRAMRQALEEGGFSPEDLGHLNAHGTGTPANDATESKALLALVGEEAGRAVPVTSVKGATGHTLGAAGAIEAIVCALSVMNDCVPPTAGFAEADPECPVNVVTEAKTNYPQKVALSNSLGFGGHNASLALSPYRA